Proteins from one Chitinophaga oryzae genomic window:
- a CDS encoding beta-ketoacyl-ACP synthase III translates to MKKSNAVVTAVGGYVPPHIVYNEELEQKMHIPSGWIPKYLGVRERRFIREEGVGTSAICVQAALEICRKRGIQPSELDAIVLATTTPDMITPSTSNIVAREIGASKAWAIDINGACSGFLSALDIASRYIEQNIYRYVLVLGADKMSSIIGGQDRITTCLFADGGGGVLLEPGPPDSGIQHCFLRTDGSGADLLYVKAGGSRWPSSTTTVHNQEHYLYMDGKAIFDYAVLRLTEAITQTMVKNELSAQDITWLVPHQANQRIIDRTAEVLSFPAEKIMRNVDRYGNTTSGTIPLCLWDYESRLKKGDRLLLAAFGAGFTWGALYMIWGYDGQG, encoded by the coding sequence ATGAAAAAGAGCAACGCGGTTGTCACAGCAGTCGGCGGATACGTTCCGCCGCATATTGTTTACAATGAAGAGCTGGAACAAAAAATGCACATCCCCTCCGGGTGGATTCCCAAATATCTCGGCGTCAGGGAGCGGCGTTTTATCCGGGAGGAAGGCGTCGGCACTTCTGCCATATGCGTGCAGGCAGCCCTTGAAATCTGCCGTAAACGCGGCATACAGCCATCAGAACTGGATGCCATTGTACTGGCCACTACCACCCCGGATATGATCACGCCTTCCACCAGCAATATTGTTGCCCGTGAAATCGGCGCCAGCAAGGCGTGGGCTATCGATATCAACGGGGCATGCAGCGGCTTCCTCTCTGCGCTGGATATTGCCTCCAGGTACATAGAGCAGAACATATACCGCTACGTGCTGGTATTGGGAGCAGATAAAATGAGCAGTATTATCGGCGGCCAGGACCGAATCACCACCTGCCTTTTTGCCGATGGCGGAGGTGGTGTGTTACTGGAGCCGGGGCCTCCCGACAGCGGGATACAGCACTGTTTCCTTCGTACAGACGGCAGCGGCGCCGACCTGCTCTATGTGAAAGCCGGAGGTTCGCGCTGGCCGTCCTCTACCACCACGGTGCACAACCAGGAACATTATCTCTACATGGATGGCAAAGCTATTTTTGATTATGCGGTATTACGCCTGACAGAGGCCATCACCCAAACGATGGTAAAAAACGAGCTGTCGGCACAGGACATTACCTGGCTGGTACCCCACCAGGCTAACCAGCGGATCATTGACCGCACGGCGGAAGTATTGTCTTTTCCGGCTGAAAAAATAATGCGGAACGTTGACCGCTACGGGAACACCACTTCCGGCACGATTCCCTTGTGCCTGTGGGATTACGAGTCGCGCCTGAAGAAAGGGGACCGCCTGTTGCTTGCCGCTTTCGGCGCCGGGTTTACCTGGGGTGCGTTGTATATGATCTGGGGATATGATGGCCAAGGATAG
- a CDS encoding endo-1,4-beta-xylanase, protein MKYIRHVIVFLLTVAISFSCVAYRAHSFAGPEVRGLKDYYKDYFPIGVAVSARALHTEEAGLVVRQFNSVTPENAMKMGVIHPEEQLYNWRDADTVAAFARRNGMKLRGHTLVWHNQAPGWLFKDANGQQVSKDVLLQRLKAHITTVVKRYKGTVYAWDVANEVISDRKDEFYRNSLWYRICGEEYIEKAFQWAHEADPDALLFYNDYNEINTVKREKIIRMLNGLISKGVPVHGVGLQAHWAVNEPSAEQLDKTMADFAKLGLKIQITEFDVSVYRKEHEMREREAGDSATAFTAAREQQQLEQYRRCFASFRKYRDVLTGVTFWNISDRYSWLDNFPVRGRKDYPLLFDKELQPKKAFWSVVKF, encoded by the coding sequence ATGAAGTATATCCGCCATGTTATTGTTTTTTTACTGACTGTCGCTATAAGTTTTTCCTGCGTGGCTTACCGGGCTCATTCTTTTGCCGGGCCGGAGGTACGGGGACTGAAAGATTATTACAAGGATTATTTTCCTATAGGCGTGGCCGTTTCAGCGCGTGCGCTGCACACAGAGGAAGCAGGACTGGTGGTCCGGCAGTTTAACAGTGTTACCCCGGAGAATGCTATGAAAATGGGCGTCATTCATCCGGAAGAGCAGCTGTATAACTGGAGGGATGCTGATACTGTCGCAGCCTTTGCCCGCCGTAACGGAATGAAGCTCAGGGGGCATACCTTAGTCTGGCATAACCAGGCCCCCGGATGGCTTTTTAAGGACGCCAACGGACAACAGGTATCTAAAGACGTGTTGCTACAGCGCCTGAAAGCGCATATTACGACTGTGGTAAAGAGATATAAGGGCACCGTATATGCCTGGGATGTGGCCAATGAAGTGATCAGCGACCGTAAGGATGAGTTTTACCGGAATTCACTATGGTACCGGATCTGTGGTGAAGAATACATAGAGAAAGCATTTCAGTGGGCCCATGAAGCGGACCCCGATGCTTTGTTGTTTTATAATGATTACAATGAGATAAACACTGTAAAACGGGAAAAAATTATCCGTATGCTCAATGGCCTTATCAGCAAAGGGGTGCCGGTTCATGGAGTGGGATTGCAGGCACATTGGGCCGTTAACGAGCCATCGGCAGAACAGCTGGATAAAACGATGGCAGATTTTGCAAAGCTGGGCCTGAAGATACAAATTACTGAATTTGATGTTTCCGTGTACCGCAAGGAACATGAGATGAGGGAACGGGAAGCGGGCGACAGCGCCACGGCGTTTACCGCAGCAAGGGAGCAGCAACAGCTCGAGCAGTACCGCCGGTGTTTTGCATCTTTTCGCAAGTACCGCGATGTCCTGACGGGCGTAACGTTTTGGAATATCTCCGACCGGTATAGCTGGCTGGACAACTTCCCGGTGCGTGGCAGAAAAGATTATCCATTGCTGTTCGATAAGGAGCTGCAACCCAAGAAAGCGTTTTGGTCAGTCGTTAAATTTTGA